A region from the Mycobacterium heidelbergense genome encodes:
- a CDS encoding YlxR family protein, with protein sequence MIQRELPVPRTSRAHRHTGGPVRTCVGCRKRELAVELLRVVAVATGNGECAATVDTGSSLPGRGAWLHPSPQCAREAIRRRAFTKALRIAGPLDTSAVVEHIEFLSAPDRPGNRTGSKEHEHTVKSR encoded by the coding sequence GTGATCCAGCGCGAACTTCCGGTTCCCCGAACCAGCAGGGCGCACAGACACACCGGTGGACCGGTGCGGACGTGCGTGGGGTGCCGAAAGCGAGAGCTGGCCGTCGAACTGCTTCGAGTGGTGGCTGTGGCAACCGGGAACGGCGAGTGCGCCGCGACCGTTGACACGGGGAGTAGCCTGCCGGGGCGGGGTGCGTGGCTGCATCCCTCGCCGCAGTGCGCCCGAGAGGCGATTCGGCGGCGGGCTTTCACCAAAGCGTTGCGCATCGCCGGTCCACTGGACACCTCCGCGGTGGTCGAGCACATTGAGTTTCTCAGTGCGCCCGATCGCCCCGGCAACAGAACAGGTAGCAAAGAACATGAGCACACCGTGAAGTCCCGATGA
- the nusA gene encoding transcription termination factor NusA, with protein MNIDMAALHAIEVDRGISVNELLETIKSALLTAYRHTQGHQTDARIEIDRKTGVVRVIASEVDEDGNVISEWDDTPEGFGRIAATTARQVMLQRFRDAENERTYGEFSTREGEIVAGVIQRDSRANARGLVVVRMGTETKASEGVIPAAEQVPGENYEHGNRVRCYVVGVTRGSREPVITLSRTHPNLVRKLFSLEVPEIADGSVEIVAVAREAGHRSKIAVRSNVPGLNAKGACIGPMGQRVRNVMSELSGEKIDIIDYDEDPARFVANALSPAKVVSVSIIDETARAARVVVPDFQLSLAIGKEGQNARLAARLTGWRIDIHGDSPGGSEAHSQAHSQAHSEGRPEHGATHGMAHER; from the coding sequence ATGAACATCGACATGGCCGCGCTGCACGCGATCGAGGTCGATCGGGGCATCTCCGTCAATGAACTGCTGGAGACGATCAAATCGGCGCTGCTCACCGCCTACCGGCACACCCAGGGCCATCAGACGGACGCGCGCATCGAGATCGACCGCAAGACCGGCGTCGTCCGCGTGATCGCCAGCGAGGTCGACGAGGACGGCAACGTCATCAGCGAATGGGACGACACCCCCGAGGGTTTCGGCCGCATCGCCGCCACCACCGCCCGCCAGGTGATGCTGCAGCGATTCCGGGACGCCGAAAACGAGCGCACCTACGGCGAGTTCTCCACCCGCGAGGGGGAGATCGTCGCCGGGGTGATTCAGCGCGACAGCCGGGCCAACGCCCGCGGCCTGGTCGTCGTCCGGATGGGCACCGAGACCAAGGCCTCCGAGGGCGTCATCCCCGCGGCCGAGCAGGTTCCCGGTGAGAACTACGAGCACGGCAACCGCGTCCGGTGCTACGTCGTCGGCGTCACCCGCGGGTCCCGCGAGCCGGTGATCACCCTGTCCCGCACCCACCCCAACCTGGTCCGCAAGCTGTTCTCGCTGGAGGTCCCCGAAATCGCCGACGGATCGGTCGAGATCGTCGCGGTGGCCCGCGAGGCCGGCCACCGCTCCAAGATCGCGGTGCGGTCCAACGTTCCCGGCCTCAACGCCAAGGGCGCCTGCATCGGCCCGATGGGGCAGCGGGTCCGCAACGTGATGAGCGAGCTCTCCGGCGAGAAGATCGACATCATCGACTACGACGAGGACCCGGCCCGCTTCGTCGCCAACGCCCTGTCGCCCGCGAAGGTGGTCTCCGTGTCGATCATCGACGAGACCGCCCGGGCCGCCCGCGTGGTGGTGCCCGACTTCCAGCTATCGCTGGCCATCGGCAAGGAGGGCCAGAACGCCCGGCTGGCCGCCCGGCTCACCGGGTGGCGCATCGACATTCACGGGGATTCGCCGGGCGGCTCGGAGGCCCATTCCCAGGCCCATTCCCAGGCCCATTCCGAGGGCCGGCCCGAACACGGTGCCACGCACGGGATGGCGCACGAGCGTTAG
- the rimP gene encoding ribosome maturation factor RimP, which yields MTTGLPSQTQVIELLGGEFARAGYEIDDVVLDTRTSPPRITVIADGDNPLDLDTIADLSRSASALLDGLDGVHDSYVLEISSPGVDRPLTGEKHFRRARGRKVEIALSDGSRLTGRVGETRDHAVALVVRDGRGWAVREIPLGEIAKAVVQVEFSPPTQAELDLATADSADRTEAGA from the coding sequence GTGACCACCGGGCTACCGTCGCAGACGCAGGTGATCGAGCTACTCGGTGGCGAATTCGCGCGTGCCGGCTACGAAATCGACGACGTGGTCCTCGACACCCGGACGAGCCCGCCGCGGATCACGGTGATCGCCGACGGCGACAACCCCCTGGACCTCGACACGATCGCGGACCTGTCGCGCTCGGCATCGGCTCTACTGGACGGCCTGGACGGCGTTCACGACAGCTACGTGCTCGAGATCAGCTCGCCCGGCGTGGACCGCCCGCTGACCGGCGAGAAACACTTCCGCCGCGCCCGCGGTCGCAAGGTCGAGATCGCGCTGTCGGACGGGTCGCGGCTGACCGGCCGCGTCGGCGAGACGCGCGATCACGCGGTCGCGCTGGTGGTCCGCGACGGCCGGGGCTGGGCGGTGCGCGAGATCCCGCTCGGCGAAATCGCGAAAGCGGTTGTCCAGGTTGAGTTTTCGCCGCCAACCCAGGCCGAGCTGGATCTGGCGACCGCCGACAGCGCCGACAGGACGGAGGCCGGAGCATGA
- a CDS encoding ferritin-like domain-containing protein, translated as MSSGKDADNAALCDALAIEHSTIYGYGIVSALSPPSVNDLVVEALGQHRQRRDDVIAMLAARKVNAPVAAAGYQLPMLIGSAADAARLAARMENDGATAWRAVIEHAETADDRAFASTALTQSAVMAARWNRVLGAWPITTSFPGGNE; from the coding sequence ATGAGCTCCGGCAAGGACGCCGACAACGCGGCCCTGTGCGACGCGCTGGCCATCGAGCACTCGACCATCTACGGCTACGGCATCGTGTCCGCGCTGTCGCCCCCCAGCGTCAACGACCTGGTGGTGGAGGCCCTGGGCCAGCACCGCCAGCGCCGCGACGACGTCATCGCGATGCTGGCCGCCCGCAAGGTCAACGCGCCGGTCGCCGCCGCCGGCTACCAGCTGCCCATGCTGATCGGCAGCGCGGCGGACGCGGCGCGCCTGGCGGCGCGGATGGAGAACGACGGCGCGACGGCGTGGCGCGCCGTGATCGAGCACGCCGAGACGGCGGACGACCGGGCGTTCGCCTCGACGGCTCTGACGCAGAGCGCGGTCATGGCCGCCAGGTGGAACCGGGTGCTGGGCGCCTGGCCGATCACGACGAGCTTCCCGGGCGGCAACGAGTAG
- a CDS encoding proline--tRNA ligase, with protein MITRMSELFLRTLRDDPADAEVPSHRLLIRAGYIRPVAPGLYSWLPLGLRVLRKIERVVREEMNAIGGQEILFPALLPRAPYETTNRWTEYGESVFRLQDRRGNDYLLGPTHEELFALAVKGEYSSYKDFPLLLFQIQNKYRDEARPRAGILRVREFLMKDSYSFDVDDAGLKAAYHAHREAYQRIFSRLRVRYVIVSAVSGAMGGSASEEFLAESPVGEDTFVRCLESGYAANVEAVVTARPEARPTDGLPEAKVHDTGDTPTIATLVDWANAAGGAGLGRAVTAADTLKNVLLKVRQPDGDWELLAIGLPGDREVDDKRLGAALEPSEYAFLDDADFAGHPFLVKGYIGPKALRDNGVRYLVDPRVVDGTSWITGADEPGRHVVGLVAGRDFTADGTIEAAEVRDGDLSPDRAGPLVSARGIEIGHIFQLGRKYTDAFAVDVLGEDGKPVRLTMGSYGLGVSRMVAVIAEQHHDELGLRWPPAVAPFDVHLVIANKDAEARAGAVALAGELDRLGVEVLLDDRSASPGVKFKDAELLGVPWIVVVGRGWADGVVELRDRYGGETRQLTAGASLSADIAAVLTG; from the coding sequence GTGATCACCCGGATGTCCGAGCTGTTTTTGCGCACCCTGCGCGACGATCCCGCCGACGCCGAAGTGCCCAGCCACCGGCTTCTGATCCGCGCCGGCTACATCCGGCCCGTCGCGCCCGGGCTGTACAGCTGGCTGCCGCTGGGGCTGCGGGTGCTGCGCAAGATCGAACGCGTCGTCCGCGAGGAGATGAACGCCATCGGCGGGCAGGAGATCCTGTTCCCCGCCCTGCTGCCGCGCGCCCCGTACGAGACGACGAACCGGTGGACCGAATACGGCGAGAGCGTGTTTCGGCTGCAGGACCGCCGCGGCAACGACTACCTGCTGGGCCCCACCCACGAGGAGCTCTTCGCCCTCGCCGTCAAGGGAGAATACAGCTCCTACAAGGACTTCCCGCTGCTGCTGTTCCAGATCCAGAACAAGTACCGCGACGAGGCCCGGCCGCGGGCCGGCATCCTGCGCGTGCGGGAGTTCCTGATGAAGGACTCCTACTCCTTCGACGTCGACGACGCCGGGCTCAAGGCCGCCTATCACGCCCACCGCGAGGCCTATCAGCGCATCTTCTCCCGGCTGCGGGTGCGCTACGTCATCGTGTCCGCGGTGTCGGGGGCGATGGGCGGCAGTGCCTCCGAGGAGTTTTTGGCCGAGAGCCCGGTCGGCGAGGACACCTTCGTGCGCTGCCTCGAGTCCGGGTACGCCGCCAACGTCGAGGCGGTCGTCACCGCGCGCCCCGAGGCCCGGCCGACCGATGGGCTGCCCGAGGCGAAGGTCCACGACACCGGCGACACCCCGACGATCGCCACCCTGGTGGACTGGGCCAACGCCGCCGGCGGGGCCGGTCTTGGCCGCGCCGTCACCGCCGCCGACACCCTGAAGAACGTCCTGCTCAAGGTCCGCCAGCCCGACGGGGACTGGGAGCTGCTGGCCATCGGGCTGCCGGGGGACCGCGAGGTCGACGACAAGCGGCTGGGCGCGGCGCTGGAGCCGTCCGAGTACGCCTTCCTCGACGACGCCGACTTCGCCGGGCATCCGTTCCTGGTGAAGGGCTACATCGGGCCGAAGGCGTTGCGCGACAACGGCGTTCGCTATCTGGTCGACCCGCGGGTGGTGGACGGCACCAGCTGGATCACCGGGGCGGATGAGCCCGGCCGGCACGTCGTCGGGCTGGTGGCCGGCCGGGACTTCACCGCCGACGGCACCATCGAGGCGGCCGAGGTACGCGACGGCGATTTGTCGCCGGACCGTGCTGGTCCATTAGTGTCGGCGCGCGGCATCGAGATCGGGCACATCTTCCAGCTGGGCCGCAAATACACCGACGCCTTCGCCGTCGACGTGCTCGGCGAGGACGGCAAGCCGGTGCGGCTGACCATGGGCTCCTACGGCCTGGGGGTGTCGCGGATGGTGGCCGTCATCGCCGAACAGCACCACGACGAGCTGGGCCTGCGCTGGCCGCCGGCGGTCGCGCCGTTCGACGTCCACCTGGTGATCGCCAACAAGGACGCCGAGGCCCGCGCCGGGGCCGTCGCGCTGGCCGGCGAGCTGGACCGGCTGGGCGTCGAGGTGCTGCTCGACGACCGGTCGGCCTCGCCCGGGGTGAAGTTCAAGGACGCCGAGCTGCTGGGCGTGCCGTGGATCGTCGTGGTGGGGCGCGGCTGGGCGGACGGCGTGGTCGAGCTGCGCGACCGCTACGGCGGGGAAACCCGCCAGCTGACCGCCGGGGCCTCGCTGTCCGCCGACATCGCGGCGGTGCTGACCGGTTAG
- a CDS encoding sterol desaturase family protein, translating to MGDRRRPVVVILTVLYSIEVIGILWAAVVVANLGAGLPALSLVAAAALVGWHAVALLRLHARRLSVQGLAIQSVVLIAAIALATQRPWAGAAGIVVAAGVLAGWGRLAAPDRSAEPAAASPVTPLPEGRRPSGVVVVLLTAALVLGALSVRGGIVVGLVVLAIIFVPLEQLFALRPRRILRAGWRTDVVHYLINGAALKVGVVAAVAVVGTVLRAFVPAPCRAAIAASPGWAQIVAALAIATVGGYAGHRAAHEVPLLWRFHRVHHSVRELDWLAANHLHPLDQIFIRSAAVLPLYALGFGRVSLGAFVVLTTLQAIFIHANVRLMFGPLRWVIATPQFHHWHHAREPRAYNSNYAGEFPAVDALFGTLYLPADRWPAQYGVDDGEPAGYLRQLVWPLRSRAAQAGRA from the coding sequence ATGGGTGATCGGCGTCGGCCCGTCGTCGTGATTTTGACCGTTCTGTATTCGATCGAAGTGATCGGGATCCTTTGGGCCGCAGTGGTTGTCGCGAACCTAGGGGCGGGACTGCCCGCGTTGTCGTTGGTCGCGGCCGCGGCTTTGGTGGGCTGGCATGCGGTAGCTCTGCTCCGTCTGCACGCTCGCAGGTTGAGCGTGCAGGGGTTGGCCATCCAGTCGGTCGTGCTGATCGCCGCCATAGCGTTGGCCACTCAGCGGCCGTGGGCCGGCGCGGCGGGGATCGTCGTGGCCGCCGGCGTGCTGGCGGGGTGGGGCCGGCTGGCCGCGCCGGACCGGTCGGCCGAACCGGCGGCCGCGTCGCCCGTCACGCCGTTGCCGGAGGGGCGCCGCCCGTCCGGCGTCGTCGTGGTGCTGCTCACCGCGGCGCTGGTGCTGGGCGCGCTCAGCGTGCGCGGCGGAATCGTCGTCGGCCTGGTGGTTTTGGCGATCATCTTCGTACCGCTGGAGCAGCTGTTCGCGCTGCGCCCGCGCCGGATACTGCGGGCGGGATGGCGCACCGACGTGGTCCATTACCTGATCAACGGGGCCGCGCTCAAGGTCGGCGTCGTCGCCGCGGTGGCGGTGGTCGGCACCGTCCTGCGCGCCTTCGTCCCCGCACCGTGTCGCGCCGCGATCGCCGCGAGCCCGGGCTGGGCGCAGATCGTCGCCGCGCTGGCGATCGCCACCGTCGGCGGGTACGCGGGACACCGTGCCGCGCACGAGGTTCCGCTGTTGTGGCGGTTCCACCGCGTCCACCACAGCGTCCGGGAGCTGGACTGGCTGGCCGCGAACCACCTGCATCCGCTCGATCAGATCTTCATCCGCTCCGCCGCGGTGCTGCCGCTGTACGCGCTCGGCTTCGGCCGGGTCAGCTTGGGCGCCTTCGTCGTCCTGACCACGCTGCAGGCGATTTTCATCCACGCCAACGTGCGGCTCATGTTCGGGCCGCTGAGATGGGTGATCGCCACCCCGCAGTTCCACCACTGGCATCACGCCCGCGAACCGCGGGCCTACAACTCCAACTACGCCGGGGAGTTCCCGGCCGTGGATGCGCTGTTCGGCACCCTGTACCTGCCCGCCGACCGGTGGCCCGCGCAGTACGGCGTCGACGACGGCGAACCCGCCGGGTACCTGCGGCAGCTCGTGTGGCCGCTGCGGTCGCGCGCGGCTCAGGCCGGGCGGGCCTGA
- a CDS encoding MFS transporter — protein sequence MTALNDTERAVHNWTSARPDRPAPMRQARPAETASSRISKYYPTWLPSQRFIAAVVAIGGMQLLATMDSTVAIVALPKIQNELSLSDAGRSWVITAYVLTFGGLMLLGGRLGDTIGRKRTFIVGVALFTISSVLCAVAWDEVTMVIARLLQGIGSAIASPTGLALVATTFPKGPARNAATAVFAAMTAVGSVVGLVVGGALTEVSWRLAFLVNVPIGLVMIYLARTALRETNRERMKLDATGAMLATLACTAAVFAFSMGPEKGWISVTTLGSAGVALAATIAFAIVERTAENPVVPFDLFRDRNRLVTFAAIFLAGGVMFSLTVCMGLYVQDILGYSALRAGVSFIPFVIAMGIGLGVSSQLVSRFSPRVLTIGGGILLLGAMLYGSAFVHRGIPYFPGLAVLIVVGSVGIGMVVVPLTLSAIAGVGFDQIGPVSAIALMAQSLGGPLVLAVIQAVITSRTLYLGGTTGPVKFMNDLQLHALDHGYTYGLLWVAGAAVLVGGAALFIGYTPAQVAHAQEVKDAIDSGEL from the coding sequence ATGACGGCTCTCAACGACACAGAGCGCGCGGTCCACAACTGGACCTCCGCGCGCCCCGATCGTCCGGCCCCGATGCGCCAGGCGCGCCCGGCGGAGACCGCCTCATCACGCATCAGCAAGTACTACCCCACCTGGCTGCCGTCCCAGCGCTTCATCGCGGCCGTGGTCGCCATCGGCGGGATGCAACTGCTGGCGACCATGGACAGCACCGTCGCCATCGTCGCGCTCCCCAAGATCCAGAACGAGCTGAGCCTGTCGGACGCCGGCCGCAGCTGGGTCATCACCGCGTACGTGCTCACCTTCGGCGGCCTGATGCTGCTCGGCGGGCGGCTCGGCGACACCATCGGGCGCAAGCGCACCTTCATCGTCGGCGTCGCGCTGTTCACCATCTCCTCGGTGCTGTGCGCGGTCGCCTGGGACGAGGTGACGATGGTCATCGCCCGGCTCTTGCAGGGCATCGGATCGGCCATCGCGTCGCCGACGGGCCTGGCGCTGGTGGCGACCACCTTCCCGAAGGGCCCGGCGCGCAACGCCGCGACGGCGGTGTTCGCCGCGATGACCGCCGTCGGCTCGGTGGTGGGCCTGGTGGTCGGCGGGGCGCTCACCGAGGTGTCCTGGCGGCTGGCGTTCCTGGTGAACGTGCCGATCGGGCTGGTGATGATCTACCTGGCCCGCACCGCGCTGCGGGAGACCAACAGGGAGCGGATGAAGCTCGACGCCACCGGGGCCATGCTGGCCACGCTGGCGTGCACCGCGGCGGTCTTCGCCTTCTCGATGGGCCCGGAGAAGGGCTGGATCTCGGTCACCACCCTCGGCTCGGCCGGCGTGGCGCTGGCGGCCACCATTGCTTTCGCCATCGTGGAGCGCACCGCCGAAAACCCCGTCGTGCCGTTCGACCTGTTCCGCGACCGCAACCGGCTGGTGACGTTCGCCGCGATCTTCTTGGCCGGCGGCGTCATGTTCAGCCTGACGGTGTGCATGGGCCTGTACGTGCAGGACATCCTGGGCTACAGCGCGCTGCGCGCGGGCGTCAGCTTCATCCCGTTCGTCATCGCGATGGGGATCGGCCTGGGCGTGTCCTCGCAGCTGGTGTCGCGGTTCTCGCCGCGGGTGTTGACCATCGGCGGCGGGATCCTGCTGCTGGGGGCGATGTTGTACGGCTCGGCGTTCGTGCACCGCGGCATCCCGTATTTCCCCGGCCTGGCGGTGCTCATCGTGGTCGGCAGCGTCGGTATCGGCATGGTCGTCGTCCCGCTGACGCTGTCGGCGATCGCCGGCGTCGGCTTCGACCAGATCGGCCCGGTGTCGGCCATCGCGCTGATGGCGCAGAGCCTCGGCGGGCCGCTGGTGCTGGCCGTCATCCAGGCCGTGATCACCTCGCGCACGCTGTACCTGGGCGGCACCACCGGCCCGGTGAAGTTCATGAACGACCTGCAGCTGCATGCGCTCGACCACGGCTACACCTACGGCCTGCTCTGGGTGGCCGGCGCGGCCGTCCTGGTCGGCGGTGCGGCGCTGTTCATCGGCTACACCCCCGCGCAGGTCGCCCACGCGCAAGAGGTCAAGGACGCGATCGACTCCGGCGAGCTGTAG